The Panthera uncia isolate 11264 chromosome C1 unlocalized genomic scaffold, Puncia_PCG_1.0 HiC_scaffold_3, whole genome shotgun sequence genome includes a region encoding these proteins:
- the IVL gene encoding involucrin translates to MSQQHTLPVTLPPTLCQEPLKPVCLPNNTQPEQVKQPTPLPALCQKMPSKLPGEVPQEHEENHTTLVKGVTEQQCEPQQQEHHLEQQQQQQQDSQQQEQHQEQQQQQQDSQEQELHLEQHLEQKQQQQETHEQELCLEQHPEQQQQQQQQQQKSQEQELRLEQHLEQNQQQQESQEQELHLEQHPEQQQQQQESQEQELHLEQKQQQQESQEQEIHLEQHLEQQQQKESQEQELHLEQHLEQQKEQEIQQQQQKEQCEEHQEAKNLEQQLEQEKAQRKQQQKEQLGQEKKIMGQQLDGDLAKRNEHLEKREEQQPEPAEQQEGQLTQPAFVPAPGQVQEPLLVHPLRGEVMPLIDQQQQKQEVYGPPKYK, encoded by the coding sequence ATGTCCCAGCAACACACTCTTCCAGTGACTCTGCCTCCCACACTCTGTCAGGAGCCCCTCAAGCCTGTTTGCCTTCCCAACAATACCCAGCCCGAGCAAGTGAAGCAGCCAACCCCATTGCCTGCCCTATGCCAGAAGATGCCCTCTAAGCTCCCAGGGGAGGTCCCCCAGGAGCATGAGGAGAATCATACAACTCTCGTGAAGGGGGTGACTGAGCAACAATGTGAGCCACAGCAGCAGGAACATCATCTggaacagcaacagcagcaacagcaagaCTCACAGCAGCAGGAACAGCATCaggaacagcagcagcaacagcaggacTCACAGGAGCAGGAACTTCACCTGGAACAGCATCTGgaacagaagcagcagcagcaagagacACATGAGCAGGAACTTTGCCTGGAACAGCATCcagaacagcagcagcagcagcagcagcaacagcaaaagTCACAGGAGCAGGAACTTCGCCTGGAACAGCATCTGGAACAGAACCAGCAGCAACAAGAGTCACAGGAGCAGGAACTGCACCTGGAACAGCATCcagaacagcagcagcagcagcaagagtCACAGGAGCAGGAACTTCATCTGgaacagaagcagcagcagcaagagtCACAGGAGCAAGAAATTCACCTGGAGCAACATCTggaacagcagcagcagaaagagTCACAGGAGCAGGAACTGCACCTGGAACAGCATCTGGAACAGCAGAAGGAGCAGGAAatacagcagcagcaacaaaagGAACAGTGTGAGGAACATCAGGAAGCAAAAAACCTGGAGCAGCAGCTGGAGCAGGAGAAAGCACAAAGGAAGCAGCAGCAAAAGGAACAGCTGGGACAGGAGAAGAAGATCATGGGCCAGCAACTGGATGGAGATCTAGCAAAGAGAAATGAGCacctggaaaagagagaagaacagCAGCCAGAGCCAGCAGAGCAGCAGGAAGGCCAACTGACGCAGCCTGCATTTGTCCCAGCTCCTGGCCAGGTCCAAGAGCCCCTACTAGTCCATCCACTGAGGGGAGAAGTCATGCCCCTCATAGAccaacagcagcagaagcagGAGGTATATGGCCCCCCAAAATATAAGTAA